In one Liolophura sinensis isolate JHLJ2023 chromosome 11, CUHK_Ljap_v2, whole genome shotgun sequence genomic region, the following are encoded:
- the LOC135477923 gene encoding fibrinogen C domain-containing protein 1-like, with the protein MLVCHQMPCIHASYSGHLYQYDVKPLEGTFRVKGGSIISDCLFPSDCKVVQNCGKTLSGVYRVFPFGVGKGFLVYCDMVTNGGGWLVFQRRQDGTVDFYRNWQSYKNGFGNLYGEFWLGLEKMHLLTSQRHYKLLINLEDFTGKSGEAAYSRFRISGEKEKFRLMVGAYSGTAGDAMTYHDGYQFSTFDSDNDGRVEGNCTAIDYGAWWYNDCQQSNLNGEYVHPGGTPRSTYSGLAGYTWQKAYGNVQFTEMKIRPVGSA; encoded by the exons ATGCTGGTGTGTCACCAAATGCCATGTATTCATGCGTCTTACAGCGGACATTTATATCAGTATGATGTCAAACCTTTGGAGGGCACGTTCAGGGTGAAAG GGGGCAGTATTATCAGTGACTGTCTCTTTCCCTCTGACTGCAAAGTCGTTCAGAATTGTGGCAAAACGTTGAGCGGTGTGTACCGAGTGTTTCCCTTCGGAGTGGGAAAAGGGTTCCTTGTGTACTGTGACATGGTGACAAACGGCGGTGGATGGCTG GTGTTTCAACGACGACAAGATGGTACTGTGGACTTTTACAGGAATTGGCAAAGTTATAAAAACGGTTTCGGCAATTTGTACGGAGAATTCTGGTTGG GACTGGAGAAAATGCATCTCTTGACATCACAGCGTCATTACAAATTGCTAATCAACCTTGAAGACTTTACTGGGAAAAGTGGAGAAGCTGCGTACAGCAGATTTCGTATATCGGGGGAGAAAGAAAAGTTTCGGCTGATGGTGGGAGCCTATTCAGGCACAGCAG GCGATGCAATGACCTACCATGATGGTTACCAATTCAGCACCTTTGACAGTGACAACGACGGCCGGGTGGAAGGTAACTGCACCGCCATAGATTACGGTGCTTGGTGGTACAACGACTGCCAGCAAAGTAACCTGAACGGGGAGTATGTCCACCCCGGCGGGACACCAAGGTCGACGTATTCCGGACTGGCTGGATATACGTGGCAAAAGGCTTATGGAAATGTGCAGTTCACCGAGATGAAGATTAGGCCAGTGGGAAGTGCTTGA